tattatttatctaaTAATTTCAGGTAAGTTACAGTATCTTCAGCACATTCTTTGTAAATTCGTATTTTGTGAAATAATTAAttgataaataagtaggtacgcaTCGCACGCGGTCATAAAACCCTAAGACTTTTTAAGACACATCACTTGGCAATAATCTAGGCCCATTGAGTTTATCAAAATATGTAAGTGACATCTTAAAGTTATGTCTAATTCCAATCTAATCTACTATTTAAGCTGTATTATGCAATAATGTTGCCGCAAATATTCAGTTCAATATTTAATCAAAAATTCCAAATGTCTTTGACTCTAACACTTCATATCTTATTTAAAAAGTAGCCTAATCAGTAAAACTAGAAGTAGCTAGCTAACTATAATAGATTTACCTGATAATAAGGCAATATCAGCTTCAGGTGATCGATAGGTATATCGATCCCGGCTACGCCAAGTAATCTGTTCACCGGGTACTACGCAAACAAATCAAACTGCTCTATCAAACAATTAGTGATAAGAAACAAATAGTTCAGTGTTCtatatatttcatatttacCGTTCTTGTAGCGTTTCTCTGATTCTCCTGTAAATAGAAGCGATAAAGTCATAGAGTGGTTAAAGAGGTTCAATTTTGCGCATTTGCTGAACAACTTATTACAACTAATATCAAAGATAAACGATGAGTAATAATAAAGAACTATATTTGTCATATCTACGTACCTCATCCAGTTTTATTGTTATATTCTGCGAACAAACAACAGCTAtgaataatttagttattgGTGCGCTtcttgaaaaatatatttgccGCCTTTTGCCGCTACAAACAAAGGCGTATTTCCTATCGTCAACATTATCATTATTAATGTTATCAGGGATTATAATagattattacaaataatttagTATTGTGGCTAGGTACCTCGAGTGTAGTGTGGTCGAACACAGGTACTGAAACGCTTATTTGGAGCCTGTAGTTCACGTCTTGGCCTTCGTAGTATAGACCGTACTTGTCCTGAAATTACACCATAGTTTCATTAGAAGATGTAACAATGACCTACATAGGAAGATACTTATTAGAAACGAACAATATACATAAACAAGTAGGTCTAGTTTAACTAGACATTTTGAATAAAGGTTCTAATAATATCAGAACTGAAAGTCAAAGCCAGTTACCAAGCTCTGTTGGTGGAGATAATGCTTGTAGGTGTCGTTGAGAAGTTTTTCCTTGTTCTTGCGCAGCTCTCGGTAGCGGTAAACTTGCTCTGCGTTTTCTTTTTGCAGCCAGTAGAACTCGCTTCTTCGTGGTTCCTgtgaaaaataactatttcaaaCGAGTTGGTTAAATTAAGTTCGATACAGTATGTATGGGATAAGTGGGATTTTGACACTTTAAAATACTTTAGAAGTTTTTTTGAAACAATACTGGATTGTAAAGCTTTTTTTTTATCAGAAACTGATTATTTTGATGCCGCAACTGTGCCTATCTGTTTTGTGAACTACACTAACGCTGGCACTTGAGCCATTGTCATGACTTTAATCAAGCTAAATGTTATAGACGACAGTAGATACATCAATTTAAACATTGTAGCATCTTATAGAATACAGTTGTAATAAGAAcgtttttttcaacaaaaatgtagagtcatgaCTTGCTCCGTGACGCCCTTGCTGCTGAGCAGTTCCGCAAAGTAAACATCTCGGTCGTAGCTAATATTTTTGGGTTCACTTACCTCAAATTTTGCGTAAAAGTCGGTGTAAACTCTTAACCCTTCATTTCTTTCCGCGCGACGAGCGGGCGTTCCAGCACGCGCATGATATTCATAACCTGCTCCGTGACGTCACACTGTGAACCAAAAGGCCAATCTAGCTGGACAAAATTATTTAAGCCTTGGAATAGGTACTAAACGCCTTAAAAACTCTTACTTTGAtataatatgttaaaaaaaatgaacagaaagcttttaataatgataaaactaAAAACCAGCATAAGCTGACCCTCTCTATTTAACATTTTGTACGTGTATGGAGGTCTAGTTAAACTGGACTTGTTAGTTAaggtaaattattgtttttttatactGGTGCTTGATATTTTAACATCTTTGCATTAGTTCTGTAAAAGTACTAAGGTATAATGCTAAACCTAAGCCTAAGTACTTTTAAAGATGGCTTTCTTTACTGAAAATTACAAAGCTGAAGACCTTGTTTGTTTGGTTAAACGCGCTAATTTCAGGAACTAAGCTACagcccgatttgaaaaattatttttgtattggatagcccatttatcaagaaaGGCATTAGTCGATATaacaccctacagccaataggggtggagcagtaaagaaaaatgttgcaaaaacgggaagtATTAATCAAACTATTTTTACGCATACAAAGACGCAAGCACAgctggttaaaaaataatggaaattaaataaaactataacagTACCTGGCCGGCCATTACCAAATCGTCAGTAGGTACTGCAGGAATTAAATAAATCGTCAACTCGTTACGTCTTCCTTTTGTTTTGAACGCGGCTTGGACGAAGTCAATCTTTGGGCGACCAGGACTTGAAGTACTAGTAGAAGTATTGACTTTCTGAAGATGATGTAGATGGATACAAAATACGTGTATCAATTTGAAGTTTTCACCATTCAGCCATTCAACACCAATCGGTCTTGTCACAAAATCGTCCTGAATTTTACCAAACCTGACCTATTTTTCGCCTAATTTTGAGCTAATCTGACTAAATTCTTTATAATATACACTCCATAACCTCTTTTTAGTCTTATCTAACtaagaaataatcgaatagtcctgaaattgtattgtttttgtgtgtttttacCATTCGTAATAAAATTCGCTTCGAGTCACCGCTACTACGTTTTCtgcaaaaaaatcaaagttgtgCTTCAGTGTGCTGTCTACAACCTACCATTTTTTGAAGCTCATATATGTGGCtacttcatataaaaaatccagcCCGGGGACATGAGGGGACATGTAGTTCCTGGTCTCGCAAATACAGAAAAACgtgaaaaaatacgaattttcattttatttctacatgtatcttaattaattaataggctttaggaatatttttttggtttaatATGTAATATGTACCTTCTACTTCACgatccataacaaaaattttCACAATTGTATTAGAATTAATCAGGAGACACTGATATATCAACCTCAAGAAAGTGAATAATTTGATCGTAAAATACTCACTTGTTCAAGTTCGTcttaaaattactaaattatcAGAGGATAGTTGCTAAAAATAATGACTGAATCATTACCTATGGTTATTAAGCTATCGTTTTTGCTAAATGAATGTAAGATATCCGATGACCCTTTTTGTCCAGCTAGATTGGGCTTTTGGTTCATAGTGCGTCATTGCTAGCTCAGCAACTCTGCAAAGTATCAATCGTGGTCGCAGCTGATGTAGTTACTGTTTGGCTTACTCACCTCAACATGTGCGTACACATCGCTGTACACTTGCAGTCGTTCCTTTCTCTGCGCCACTAGCGGGCGTTCCAGCACGCGCATGATATTCATAACCTGCTCCGTGACGTCATTGCTGCTGTTCCGCAAAGTATCCATCGTGGTCGCAGCTGATGTAGTTACTGTTGGGCTTACTCACCTCAACATGTGCGTACACATAGCTGTACACTTGCAGCCGTtcctggcggccgtgacgtcattGCTGCTGTTCCGCAAAGTATCAATCGTGGTCGCAGCTGATGTAGTTACTGTTGGGCTTACTCACCTCAACATGTGCGTACACATCGCTGTACACTTGCAGTCGTTCCTTTCTCTGCGCCACTAGCGGGCGTTCCAGCACGCGCATGATATTCATAACTTGCTCCGTGACGTCATTGCTGCTAAGCAACTCTGCGAAGTAGCCATCGCGGTCACAGCTGATGTAGTTGCTATACTCCCGCGTGTTGTCGCGGAGACCGTACTGGTCGTGGAGCCACATTACGAAAAGTCTGAAAAGGAAAATTACATTGTCTCTATTGAATGAGAATGCCCTGCAGAGCACGCATGTAAAAGAAATGATGATTTGATCAAAACCCTGCTGCAAAAGCAAAGTGAAAATTATTCGTTTTCTctttattgaattttcggatagttccagtttattctgaaacctattattggtttgaaagagctcgtgaagcactttcaggatcagtaaccagtttttcgatatcttgtatatcgtttccaccctgtatgtttaTAAATAGGTATCTCATTCTATCCTACCTAATGCGGCCAGTTGGGTCGAGTTCTCTTAGCAGTTCAGTGTAGTTGTGATAGAGACTGTCGGTGACCACCACAATGGCCTGCTGGCAAGACACCGGCCGGTCCACCGTCGGCTTCTGCCGCTGCAGCAGTCGTATTGCGTATCGCAACACGTAGTCCATTTTGGTCTCGTTCTTGAATGGCAACTCTTTCAGCTCAGACATCATCGCAGCAGTGTTCACGTGGTCAGCCTACGAAACATATCATATTATTTACAGTTATAATTTCAGCGAAATACTTTGAGTGGTCATGCATGACACAGAATTACTGTCtttgtattaccatatttataCCGTGATATTATCAAGCGATTAATTAAACGTGTGTAACAACATGTGTCATAAGTTCGATCAGTCTACGAGTAAGAAACACCTGTGGCTTACTTATCAGTTAAGTCAAGAATAACATCTAGAAGGAAATTATTATACTAACTGTGGTTTATTCATTAATATTCATACAGAACACCACATCATAACGACTTTTCCTGGAACTTTCACCATTACCTTGGTCTAGACCATTTTTAAATGTTATCGTTATCAATTTAAATGAATTCGCAATAAAAATCGTCACCGTCTTGTATTTATCACTCAATCAATTTAATTGTTTGCCTCAGATTACATAGGGGAATTACGAATTGATAAACATTTATGTTAAGTATCGACAATATACATTATTCTGACTTTTACCTGTTAAATGACTTTGCAATGTTTTAGGGCTATAACAAATTTTTATGGCGAGGTATCTCTCAAGGACTTCATATTATAGCCCTAGGATAAGAGGAAACTCCCCTAAATGTTTTCCTTATAGTGAAGGtcagttatacagggtgattttgttatcagtatctatttttttaaataagctctatagaatttttttttaaatacaactttatcttaattattcttAATCGCGGTATTTTTCgcgaaaaaaatattgaaaatctaatttgcccatatcttaatttttaaaggttaaggcttattttcgcgtacctaccattatgtctattaagctttgtagtaaactgtgtgtacgtatttttctatgaacgagcCAATTTTGAAACCACGCATagcggataaaaataataaaatatgaaataaaaaaatgttttttttacgtaaatcgattaagttactgattctgagtcgctcctaaaaatttggatactgataacaaaatctcCCTGTAATGTTAATGTTTCTAAAGTAATATAGTTAAGTACACTTACCGGTACGAGTTTATCATCAAAGCAGCTGATCGGAGACTTGACAATTACGTTGAATCTGAGCACATTCACTTGGTCATCATCAGGCAAGGCATTGAGCAGCGTCTGGGTGAACCATTCAGCCGTGACTTGGTTGGACGAGTTGTCCATCGAGCCCGAAGCATCGAGGAGTATGAGGATGTCGCGAGGGGCTCCGTTGGCGCTCACGTACCACGGCCGCAGTCGGCAATCGTACACGTTGTCTGTCTCCAGGGGTAGCTGGAAGAGGCTGCTCCAGAGTGCAGCTGTAATAGAGTATCATAGGCATATTTATTGTTTTCATTTCTACAGTTCATAAAAAGTTGAAATTAGCTACTCGTACATATTGCTAGCGGAATTAGTTCACATCAATGATTTACCGTGTGTCCTCACTATATTTTATCAACATTGTTAACCTGTGTTTCTTAAGGCTGCCGCGACACAAGCACAGCTTAGTGCAGCAGCCGCTAGATAAACAGACTGTAAACTttttgttggcaaataaaatacttttacttactttacttaaAAAATTCGTCCAGTCTTGGTATAATATTCTATTTTTTCGAATTGCCAACGATTCTAAAACATTAAGGCTTTAGGGTACTAACCAGGATAGTGTCGCAGGAAGCCTCTGGCACTGCAAAAGTATTGGAAGTCCATAGACGCATCTTGGGCGTAGTTGTCTTTGAATGTAGAGAGCAGTCCCTCCGACCAATACAagtgatttttaattattggaTCTGTAATAGAACAACAAAGATACCTAAGTTTCcattagtaaataaaataactgcTGCAATTTGACCTGTAATTCTACATCTATTGCGTGAGTTGTCAGGGAGCTT
The Ostrinia nubilalis chromosome 16, ilOstNubi1.1, whole genome shotgun sequence DNA segment above includes these coding regions:
- the LOC135079548 gene encoding voltage-dependent calcium channel subunit alpha-2/delta-3-like; amino-acid sequence: MWDLPEHCRSLRKLHLRRSEHFDADVSLDHSSVHAAAEVFDCSQQLDKKLEAVSKWDLTEHCRSLRKLHLRRSEHFDADVSLDHSSVHAAAELDKKLEAVSKWDLTEHCRSLRKLHLRRSEHFDADVSLDHSSVHAAAELDKKLETESKRDLPEHCRSLRKLHLRRSEHFDADVSLDHSSVHAAAEVFDCNPIIKNHLYWSEGLLSTFKDNYAQDASMDFQYFCSARGFLRHYPAALWSSLFQLPLETDNVYDCRLRPWYVSANGAPRDILILLDASGSMDNSSNQVTAEWFTQTLLNALPDDDQVNVLRFNVIVKSPISCFDDKLVPADHVNTAAMMSELKELPFKNETKMDYVLRYAIRLLQRQKPTVDRPVSCQQAIVVVTDSLYHNYTELLRELDPTGRIRLFVMWLHDQYGLRDNTREYSNYISCDRDGYFAELLSSNDVTEQVMNIMRVLERPLVAQRKERLQVYSDVYAHVEVSKPNSNYISCDHD